A single region of the Corallococcus caeni genome encodes:
- a CDS encoding cation:proton antiporter, producing MLLEVPILIGLMVAAIALAIAAKRASVPYNVALVLGGLLISVAHLLPGVPPLNPQVVFLICLPLLLFEGGIMADLNGIRANAVPIGLLSTLGMVLAIGATGAAMHWMLHLAWGPALLLGSILAVTDTVSILYAFRRAPVPGRLAGIIQGESLFNDGTALVAYTAIAAVVAGGAAPSLGSLGGHVLLASVGGAVVGLALGLLGGFIIRRAEDPLAEIMVTTAVALASYVLAEEVHLSGAISAVVAGLAVGVTLRREVAPQSQVAIHSFWEYATFGVNTFLFLSVGLDTRPEALQGHLPGVGIAVVAVVLGRAVAIYLPFLLLRLFKPAETIPLRWQHVFLVGNIKGALSIGLALGLPESTPAREQIVSIAFGVTLVSMVGQGLMLTSALKALGLFQQDAVALEMAGQRGKLIASRAAHVELDALHTQGLLPRAAYEHLRSEYQVNIARAERELRRISEQHLAEGAKDLLSMRRRLIDAERTALQGARRNGLIPEATAEEMLAHLDARMLDLEKVLHGGHAGKDSKEHKAS from the coding sequence GTGCTGCTGGAAGTGCCCATCCTCATCGGCCTGATGGTGGCGGCCATCGCACTCGCGATCGCCGCCAAGCGGGCCAGCGTGCCGTACAACGTCGCGCTGGTGCTTGGTGGCCTGCTCATCTCCGTCGCACACCTGCTGCCGGGCGTGCCACCGCTCAACCCCCAGGTGGTCTTCCTCATCTGTCTGCCGCTGCTGCTCTTCGAGGGCGGCATCATGGCGGACCTCAATGGCATCCGCGCGAACGCGGTCCCCATTGGCCTGCTGTCCACGCTGGGGATGGTGCTCGCCATTGGCGCCACCGGCGCCGCGATGCACTGGATGCTGCACCTGGCGTGGGGGCCCGCGCTGCTCCTGGGCTCCATCCTCGCGGTGACGGACACGGTGTCCATCCTCTACGCCTTCCGCCGCGCGCCGGTGCCAGGGCGCCTGGCCGGCATCATCCAGGGTGAGAGCCTCTTCAACGACGGCACCGCGCTGGTGGCGTACACGGCCATCGCGGCGGTGGTGGCGGGCGGGGCGGCGCCGTCACTGGGCTCGCTGGGCGGCCACGTGCTGCTCGCGTCGGTGGGCGGCGCGGTGGTGGGTCTGGCGCTGGGCCTGCTGGGCGGCTTCATCATCCGGCGCGCGGAGGATCCGCTCGCGGAGATCATGGTGACGACGGCGGTGGCGCTGGCGTCCTACGTGCTGGCGGAAGAGGTGCACCTGTCGGGCGCCATCTCCGCGGTGGTGGCGGGGCTGGCGGTGGGCGTGACGCTGCGGCGGGAGGTGGCACCGCAGAGCCAGGTGGCCATCCACTCCTTCTGGGAGTACGCCACCTTCGGCGTCAACACGTTCCTCTTCCTCTCCGTGGGCCTGGACACGCGGCCGGAGGCGCTCCAGGGGCACCTGCCGGGCGTGGGCATCGCGGTGGTGGCGGTGGTGCTGGGGCGCGCGGTGGCCATCTACCTGCCCTTCCTGCTGCTGCGCCTGTTCAAGCCCGCGGAGACCATCCCGCTGCGCTGGCAGCACGTGTTCCTGGTGGGCAACATCAAGGGCGCGCTGTCCATTGGCCTGGCGCTGGGTCTCCCGGAGTCCACGCCCGCGCGCGAGCAGATCGTCTCCATCGCGTTCGGCGTCACGCTGGTGTCCATGGTGGGCCAGGGGCTGATGCTCACGAGCGCGCTCAAGGCGCTGGGGCTGTTCCAGCAGGACGCGGTGGCGCTGGAGATGGCGGGGCAGCGCGGGAAGCTCATCGCCAGCCGCGCGGCGCACGTGGAACTGGACGCGCTGCACACGCAGGGCCTGCTGCCGCGCGCGGCCTATGAGCACCTGCGCAGCGAGTACCAGGTGAACATCGCCCGGGCGGAGCGGGAGCTGCGGCGCATCAGCGAGCAGCACCTGGCGGAAGGGGCGAAGGACCTGTTGAGCATGCGCAGGCGGCTCATCGACGCGGAGCGCACGGCGTTGCAGGGCGCTCGGCGCAACGGGCTGATTCCGGAGGCGACAGCGGAGGAGATGCTGGCGCACCTGGACGCGCGGATGTTGGACCTGGAGAAGGTGTTGCACGGCGGGCACGCGGGCAAGGACAGCAAGGAGC
- a CDS encoding ABC transporter ATP-binding protein encodes MNSGSLDTQVLSVTALRKTYGAHTAVDGISFDVRRREIVGLLGPNGAGKSTTINMLLGVLQPTSGTIAIEGTDLGTHRVKALSRTNFAAVYSPLPGNLTVAQNLRVFGLIYGVKGLSARIEALLEEYDLKRFRDTKCGVLSSGEQTRVSLAKAMLNEPRLLLLDEPTASLDPATAVDIRTRIKAFAAKGNSSVLWTSHNMYEVEAVCDRVLFLARGRVLLEGDPKTLPREHGKASLEELFIAVANEPLALERTEAP; translated from the coding sequence ATGAACTCCGGCTCGCTGGACACCCAGGTGCTCTCCGTCACGGCCCTGCGCAAGACCTACGGCGCCCACACGGCCGTGGACGGCATCTCCTTCGACGTGCGGCGCCGCGAAATCGTGGGGCTGCTGGGACCCAACGGCGCGGGCAAGAGCACCACCATCAACATGCTCCTGGGCGTGCTCCAGCCCACCTCCGGCACCATCGCCATCGAGGGCACCGACCTGGGCACCCACCGGGTCAAGGCGCTGTCGCGCACCAACTTCGCCGCCGTCTACTCGCCCCTGCCCGGCAACCTCACCGTGGCGCAGAACCTGCGTGTCTTTGGCCTCATCTACGGCGTGAAGGGGCTGTCCGCGCGCATCGAGGCGCTGCTGGAGGAGTACGACCTGAAGCGCTTCCGCGACACCAAGTGCGGCGTGCTGTCCTCCGGCGAGCAGACGCGCGTGTCGCTGGCCAAGGCCATGCTCAACGAGCCCCGCCTGCTGCTGCTGGACGAACCCACCGCGTCGCTGGACCCGGCCACCGCGGTGGACATCCGCACCCGCATCAAGGCCTTCGCCGCGAAGGGAAACAGCAGCGTGCTGTGGACGTCGCACAACATGTACGAGGTGGAGGCCGTCTGCGACCGCGTCCTCTTCCTCGCGCGCGGCCGGGTGCTGCTGGAGGGCGACCCCAAAACGCTGCCCCGCGAGCACGGCAAGGCCTCGCTGGAGGAGTTGTTCATCGCCGTGGCCAACGAGCCGCTGGCGCTGGAGAGGACCGAAGCGCCATGA
- a CDS encoding ABC transporter permease — protein MNLSHVAGIALRQFYLYKGNFARVVPLFAWVAIDMVLWGFMTRYLNSVTSAGYNFVPALLGAVLLWDFFARVMQGLTTGFFEDVWSRNFLNVFATPLTLTEYVSGLVVTSVATSAIGLCVMLLLSTTVFGLSFAAYGAMFLPFVMVLFLFGIALGILSSALVLRLGPASEWFVWPIPSLLSPFVGVFYPLSTLPQWMQWVAKALPPSYVFEGVRTLVAGGEFSGAMLGWGFALALLDIVLAGWVFQRVYRYAVRTGLLARYSAESVS, from the coding sequence ATGAACCTGAGCCACGTCGCCGGCATCGCGCTGCGCCAGTTCTATCTCTACAAGGGCAACTTCGCGCGCGTGGTGCCGCTGTTCGCGTGGGTGGCCATCGACATGGTGCTGTGGGGCTTCATGACCCGGTACCTCAACAGCGTCACGTCCGCCGGCTACAACTTCGTGCCGGCGCTCCTGGGCGCGGTGCTGCTCTGGGACTTCTTCGCGCGCGTGATGCAGGGCCTCACGACGGGCTTCTTCGAGGACGTCTGGTCGCGCAACTTCCTCAACGTCTTCGCCACGCCGCTCACGCTGACGGAGTACGTGAGCGGCCTGGTGGTGACGAGCGTCGCGACCAGCGCCATCGGCCTGTGCGTCATGCTGCTCCTGTCCACCACGGTGTTCGGGCTGTCCTTCGCCGCCTACGGCGCGATGTTCCTCCCCTTCGTGATGGTGCTGTTCCTCTTCGGCATCGCGCTGGGCATCCTCAGCAGCGCGCTGGTGCTGCGGCTGGGCCCCGCGTCGGAGTGGTTCGTCTGGCCCATCCCCAGCCTGCTGTCCCCGTTCGTGGGCGTCTTCTACCCGCTGTCCACGCTGCCGCAGTGGATGCAGTGGGTGGCGAAGGCGCTGCCCCCGTCCTACGTCTTCGAGGGCGTGCGCACGCTGGTGGCTGGCGGCGAGTTCTCCGGCGCCATGCTGGGCTGGGGCTTCGCGCTGGCGCTGCTGGACATCGTGCTGGCGGGCTGGGTCTTCCAGCGGGTCTACCGCTACGCGGTGCGCACGGGCCTGCTGGCCCGCTACAGCGCGGAGAGCGTGAGCTGA
- a CDS encoding PQQ-dependent sugar dehydrogenase: MRSRRLLLSALVVLAASASACRRSQAQGTASPEDCILVEDGWGQDGSVPVTVDVVAEGLEVPWGVAFLPGQEGDALITERPGRVRLLRGGKLQPEAVATLPLAANGEGGLLGIAAHPDFATNRQFYLYVTTQSDGKAQNRVERWTLSPDGTSATFERVIFGGIPSAKYHDGGRLRFGPDGMLYVGTGDSRDPDLSQDVNSPAGKLLRLTPDGAVPGDNPFPNSPAFLLGVRNTQGFDWKDATTLYLTDHGPSGETMRFGHDEVNVVKAGDNLGWPGIYSCETQGGRITPSLTFDDAAPPGGAAVYTGTAIPEWRGSLLVGTLKSRHLHRVEFDARNPRRVARHEVYLRDTWGRLRDVLMGPDGHLYVTTSNCDGRGECGPRKDLLLRVRR, encoded by the coding sequence ATGCGCTCCCGACGCCTGCTGCTGTCCGCCCTCGTGGTGCTCGCCGCCTCCGCCTCCGCCTGCCGCAGGAGCCAGGCGCAGGGGACGGCCTCTCCCGAGGACTGCATCCTGGTGGAGGACGGCTGGGGGCAGGACGGCAGCGTGCCCGTCACCGTGGACGTGGTGGCCGAAGGGCTGGAGGTGCCCTGGGGCGTCGCCTTCCTGCCAGGCCAGGAGGGAGACGCGCTCATCACCGAGCGGCCGGGCCGCGTGCGACTGCTCCGCGGCGGCAAGCTGCAACCCGAGGCCGTGGCCACGCTGCCCCTGGCGGCGAACGGCGAGGGCGGCCTGCTGGGCATCGCCGCGCACCCGGACTTCGCGACGAACCGCCAGTTCTACCTGTACGTCACCACGCAATCGGACGGGAAGGCTCAGAACCGGGTGGAGCGCTGGACGCTGTCGCCGGACGGCACGAGCGCGACCTTCGAGCGCGTCATCTTCGGGGGCATCCCGTCCGCGAAGTACCACGACGGCGGGCGGCTGCGCTTCGGGCCGGACGGCATGCTGTACGTAGGCACGGGGGACTCCCGCGACCCGGACCTGTCCCAGGACGTGAACAGCCCCGCGGGCAAGCTGCTGCGCCTGACGCCGGATGGCGCCGTGCCCGGGGACAATCCCTTTCCGAATTCGCCCGCGTTCCTGCTGGGTGTGCGCAACACGCAAGGCTTTGACTGGAAGGACGCCACCACGCTGTACCTCACCGACCACGGCCCCAGCGGTGAGACGATGCGCTTTGGCCACGACGAGGTGAACGTGGTGAAGGCGGGCGACAACCTGGGCTGGCCCGGCATCTATTCATGCGAGACGCAGGGCGGGCGCATCACCCCGTCGCTCACCTTCGACGACGCGGCGCCCCCGGGCGGCGCGGCCGTCTACACGGGCACCGCGATCCCGGAGTGGAGGGGCTCGCTGCTGGTGGGCACGCTGAAGTCCCGGCACCTGCACCGGGTGGAGTTCGATGCCCGGAACCCCCGGCGCGTGGCCCGGCACGAGGTCTACCTGCGCGACACCTGGGGCCGCCTGCGCGACGTGCTGATGGGCCCCGACGGCCACCTGTACGTCACCACCAGCAACTGCGACGGCCGGGGCGAGTGCGGCCCGAGGAAGGACCTGCTCCTGCGCGTCCGGCGCTGA
- a CDS encoding type 1 glutamine amidotransferase domain-containing protein, with product MARIAFIVANDFEDSEFQVPFDKLKQAGHEPVVIGVEAGKTLKGKKGAEIRTEKAVKELKAADFAALVIPGGYSPDHLRMDIGMVGFVRDFFKADKPIAAVCHGPWMLVEADIADERTVTSFPSIKTDLINAGARWVDRQVVEDGNLITSRKPDDLDAFCAAVLRQLKDGIAPRLESPLAPEAAADRAPPVH from the coding sequence ATGGCGCGCATCGCATTCATCGTGGCCAACGACTTCGAGGACTCCGAGTTCCAGGTCCCCTTCGACAAGCTCAAGCAGGCGGGCCATGAGCCCGTCGTCATCGGCGTGGAGGCAGGCAAGACGCTCAAGGGGAAGAAGGGCGCGGAGATCCGCACGGAGAAGGCGGTGAAGGAGCTGAAGGCCGCGGACTTCGCCGCGCTGGTGATTCCTGGCGGCTACTCGCCGGACCACCTGCGCATGGACATCGGCATGGTCGGCTTCGTGCGCGACTTCTTCAAGGCGGACAAGCCCATCGCCGCCGTGTGCCACGGGCCGTGGATGCTGGTGGAGGCGGACATCGCGGACGAGCGCACCGTCACGTCGTTCCCCTCCATCAAGACGGACCTCATCAACGCCGGCGCGCGCTGGGTGGACCGCCAGGTGGTGGAGGACGGCAACCTCATCACGTCCCGCAAGCCGGACGACCTGGACGCCTTCTGCGCCGCCGTGCTGCGCCAGCTGAAGGACGGCATCGCCCCGCGTCTGGAGTCCCCGCTGGCCCCGGAAGCCGCCGCGGACCGCGCACCGCCAGTGCACTGA
- a CDS encoding DUF1684 domain-containing protein — MSTLALVLSLALHAAPPAKPLPKPAAKAEQQKAPTEDVAAATQAWQAERLQRLTSPDGWLTLVGLTWLKEGEQQAGSAPDSAVPLPAPVPAQAGTFVRQGDTVRFQPAAGVAFTLEGKPFTGGALKTDEKGAPDVLRLGSVSFQVIRRGDRLGVRVKDSEAAARKQFHGIPLYPASADWKVEARLVPDEKPRMLSVPTVLGMSEEMKSAGTLVFTVAGKEHRLMPVLEEGSDELFVIFGDETNRDATYGAGRFLSAPLPDKDGRVVLDFNRAYNPPCAFTRFATCPLPPRGNRLALRVEAGEKRAGDH; from the coding sequence ATGAGCACCCTCGCCCTGGTCCTGTCCCTGGCCCTGCACGCCGCGCCGCCCGCGAAGCCCCTCCCGAAGCCCGCCGCGAAGGCCGAGCAGCAGAAGGCCCCCACGGAGGACGTCGCCGCCGCCACCCAGGCGTGGCAGGCCGAGCGGCTGCAACGCCTGACGTCGCCGGACGGCTGGCTGACGCTGGTGGGGCTCACGTGGTTGAAGGAGGGCGAGCAGCAGGCCGGCTCCGCACCCGACAGCGCGGTGCCGCTGCCCGCGCCGGTGCCCGCCCAGGCGGGCACGTTCGTGCGCCAGGGTGACACCGTGCGCTTCCAGCCCGCGGCGGGCGTGGCCTTCACGCTGGAGGGCAAGCCCTTCACGGGGGGCGCGCTGAAGACAGACGAGAAGGGCGCGCCGGACGTGTTGCGGCTGGGGAGCGTGAGCTTCCAGGTCATCCGTCGCGGGGACCGGCTGGGCGTGCGGGTGAAGGACTCGGAGGCCGCGGCGCGCAAGCAGTTCCACGGCATCCCGCTGTACCCGGCCAGCGCGGACTGGAAGGTGGAGGCCCGGCTGGTGCCGGACGAGAAGCCGCGCATGCTCAGCGTGCCCACGGTGCTGGGCATGTCGGAGGAGATGAAGTCCGCGGGCACGCTCGTCTTCACGGTGGCGGGCAAGGAGCACCGCCTGATGCCGGTGCTGGAGGAGGGCTCGGACGAGCTGTTCGTCATCTTCGGCGACGAGACGAACCGCGACGCGACCTACGGCGCCGGCCGCTTCCTCTCCGCGCCGCTGCCGGACAAGGACGGGCGCGTCGTGCTGGACTTCAACCGCGCCTACAATCCGCCGTGCGCCTTCACCCGCTTCGCCACCTGCCCGCTGCCCCCGCGCGGCAACCGCCTGGCCCTGCGCGTGGAAGCCGGAGAGAAGCGCGCGGGCGACCACTGA
- a CDS encoding 2-oxo acid dehydrogenase subunit E2: MNLDLHPAPPASALRKLALGTWRAPRDPTAYAALDVRMEAALAFMATHRTRTGRRLTVTHLVAKAAADALRRYPEANVVLRGQRPWLREDVGVCVLVVQPASGASRVDLTTATVHRADQKSLEALADAMESRVSRVRAREDVEIERGKRRSSLLPGWLMGPALRLLSFVWYGLNVDLRRVGMPFDPFGSVAVTNLGSLGLERGFVAMVPYTRVPLLLAPGLVRDVPVVEDGALVPGKAMTLTCTWDARLIDVDLAARVLRHIGGALEDPRGWDAPEDEAR, translated from the coding sequence GTGAACCTGGACCTCCACCCCGCGCCCCCCGCCAGTGCCCTGCGCAAGCTCGCGCTGGGGACGTGGCGCGCGCCCCGCGACCCCACCGCCTACGCGGCGCTGGACGTGCGCATGGAGGCGGCGCTCGCGTTCATGGCCACGCACCGCACGCGCACCGGCCGCCGGCTGACGGTGACGCACCTGGTGGCGAAGGCCGCGGCGGACGCGCTGCGCCGCTACCCGGAGGCCAACGTCGTGCTGCGCGGCCAGCGCCCGTGGCTGCGCGAGGACGTGGGCGTCTGCGTGCTGGTGGTGCAGCCGGCGAGCGGTGCGTCGCGCGTGGACCTCACCACCGCCACCGTGCACCGCGCGGACCAGAAGTCGCTGGAGGCCCTGGCGGACGCCATGGAGTCGCGCGTGTCGCGGGTCCGCGCGCGCGAGGACGTGGAGATTGAACGGGGCAAGCGCCGCTCGTCGCTCCTGCCCGGCTGGCTGATGGGCCCCGCGCTGCGGCTGCTGTCCTTCGTCTGGTACGGCCTGAACGTGGACCTGCGCCGGGTGGGCATGCCCTTCGACCCGTTCGGCTCCGTGGCGGTGACGAACCTGGGCTCGCTGGGGCTGGAGCGGGGCTTCGTCGCGATGGTGCCCTACACGCGCGTGCCGCTCTTGCTGGCGCCCGGGCTCGTGCGGGACGTGCCCGTGGTGGAGGACGGCGCGCTGGTGCCCGGCAAGGCCATGACGCTCACCTGCACCTGGGACGCGCGCCTCATCGACGTGGACCTGGCGGCCCGGGTGCTCCGGCACATCGGCGGCGCGCTGGAGGACCCCCGGGGGTGGGATGCACCGGAGGACGAAGCGCGGTAG
- a CDS encoding SDR family oxidoreductase has translation MGRLDGKVAVVTGGTTGIGFATAKRFAQEGAKVFLTGRRQAEVDRAVKEIGHGAVGVRGDVSVMADLDGLYARVKEESGHLDVVFANAGGGEFAALGTITEAHFDQTFNVNVKGTLFTVQKALPLLKDGGSVILTGSTAGSDGSAAFSVYAATKAAIRSFARTWATDLKGRSIRVNTLSPGPIDTPGLNGLAPDAAGAKQIKDYLTSLIPLGRMGQPDEVAKAALFLASDDSSFVNGAELFVDGGAGQV, from the coding sequence ATGGGCAGGCTCGACGGGAAGGTGGCGGTCGTCACGGGTGGAACCACGGGCATCGGCTTCGCGACCGCGAAGCGCTTCGCGCAGGAGGGGGCGAAGGTGTTCCTCACCGGCCGCCGGCAGGCGGAGGTGGACCGGGCGGTGAAGGAGATTGGCCACGGCGCGGTGGGCGTGCGCGGGGACGTGTCCGTAATGGCGGACCTGGATGGGCTCTACGCGCGGGTGAAGGAGGAGTCGGGGCACCTCGACGTGGTGTTCGCCAACGCGGGCGGGGGCGAGTTCGCGGCGCTGGGCACCATCACGGAGGCGCACTTCGACCAGACGTTCAACGTCAACGTGAAGGGCACGCTGTTCACGGTGCAGAAGGCGCTGCCGCTGCTGAAGGACGGCGGCTCCGTCATCCTGACGGGCTCCACCGCGGGCTCGGACGGCTCGGCGGCCTTCAGCGTCTACGCGGCGACGAAGGCGGCCATCCGCTCGTTCGCGCGCACGTGGGCGACGGACTTGAAGGGGCGGAGCATCCGGGTGAACACGCTCAGCCCGGGCCCCATCGACACGCCGGGACTCAACGGGCTGGCGCCCGACGCGGCGGGGGCGAAGCAGATCAAGGACTACCTCACCAGCCTCATCCCGCTGGGCCGCATGGGACAGCCGGACGAGGTGGCGAAGGCGGCGCTGTTCCTCGCCTCGGACGACAGCAGCTTCGTCAACGGCGCGGAGCTCTTCGTGGACGGCGGCGCCGGACAGGTCTGA
- a CDS encoding TetR/AcrR family transcriptional regulator translates to MARPRTFDEAQVLRAVRDQFWNKGYAATSMDDLMQATGLGKGSLYGAFGDKHQLFLKVFDAYCVSSVESVKKTLEGPDAGALERLRQYLLGVATASAAPANRRGCLLGRGTSELAAQDARVADRALETFQGLEAAFVRCLEQAKAQGDLAAHAEPRKLGAMLLAVMRGLEAVGKAGMDEASLRGMVETAFEGLPVAPKRRR, encoded by the coding sequence ATGGCTCGGCCTCGGACATTCGATGAAGCCCAGGTGCTGCGCGCGGTGCGCGACCAGTTCTGGAACAAGGGATACGCGGCGACCTCCATGGATGACCTGATGCAGGCCACGGGGTTGGGCAAGGGCAGCCTCTACGGCGCCTTTGGCGACAAGCATCAGCTCTTCTTGAAGGTGTTCGACGCGTACTGCGTGAGCTCCGTGGAGTCGGTGAAGAAGACGCTGGAGGGGCCGGACGCCGGAGCGCTGGAGCGGCTGCGCCAGTACCTGCTGGGGGTGGCCACCGCGTCCGCGGCGCCCGCGAACCGGCGCGGGTGCCTGCTGGGGCGCGGCACCTCGGAGCTGGCGGCGCAGGACGCTCGGGTGGCGGACCGGGCGCTGGAGACCTTCCAGGGCCTGGAGGCCGCGTTCGTGCGCTGCCTGGAGCAGGCGAAGGCGCAGGGGGACCTCGCGGCCCACGCGGAGCCCCGGAAGCTGGGCGCCATGCTGCTCGCGGTCATGCGGGGGCTGGAGGCCGTGGGCAAGGCGGGCATGGACGAGGCCTCCTTGCGCGGCATGGTGGAGACGGCGTTCGAAGGCCTGCCCGTCGCGCCGAAGCGCCGCCGTTAG
- the rsgA gene encoding ribosome small subunit-dependent GTPase A, with translation MSLETLGWGPDLDLALSSFVSQSSSSASLVPGRVVRQQRGLLTVQTAGSAFLARAAGRLLHQAQGVEALPTVGDWVLLQPPASGDGEALMHAVLPRRSLLKRREAGSEHDGQLIAANVDVVFLVVGLDGNFNPRRIERSLTVAWNSGATPVVLLTKADLADDAAERVLEVEALAPGVDVLAVSARTGLGVEDVRARLPAGRTGALLGSSGVGKSTLTNRLLDAARLATQPVSAEGDRGRHTTTHRELFVLEHGGLIIDGPGMREVGLWGDDDEGLAHAFADVLALATGCRFNDCGHQNEPGCAVRAAVEDGTLSQERRASFEKLQREQAFLHRQTDAAAQREHKRMERNRSKEGPARARLKRGE, from the coding sequence GTGTCACTTGAAACCCTCGGCTGGGGTCCCGACCTCGACCTCGCGCTGTCTTCTTTCGTTTCGCAGTCGTCTTCCTCCGCGTCCCTCGTCCCCGGGCGCGTCGTGCGCCAGCAGCGGGGACTGCTCACCGTCCAGACCGCCGGTTCGGCCTTCCTCGCGCGCGCCGCCGGACGCCTCCTCCATCAGGCCCAGGGCGTGGAGGCCCTGCCCACCGTGGGCGACTGGGTCCTCCTGCAACCGCCCGCCTCCGGTGACGGCGAGGCGCTGATGCACGCCGTGCTGCCCCGCCGCAGCCTCCTGAAGCGGCGCGAGGCGGGCAGCGAACACGACGGGCAGCTCATCGCCGCCAACGTGGACGTGGTGTTCCTCGTCGTGGGGCTGGACGGCAACTTCAACCCCCGCCGCATCGAGCGCTCCCTCACCGTGGCCTGGAACAGCGGCGCCACGCCCGTCGTGCTCCTGACCAAGGCGGACCTCGCGGACGACGCCGCCGAGCGCGTCCTGGAGGTGGAGGCGCTGGCCCCCGGCGTGGACGTGCTCGCGGTGAGCGCACGCACGGGCCTGGGCGTGGAGGACGTGCGCGCGCGGCTTCCCGCCGGGAGGACGGGCGCGCTGCTGGGCTCGTCCGGCGTGGGCAAGTCCACGCTCACCAACCGGCTGCTGGACGCCGCGCGGCTCGCCACCCAGCCCGTGAGCGCGGAGGGCGACAGGGGCCGGCACACCACCACGCACCGCGAGCTGTTCGTGCTGGAGCACGGCGGCCTCATCATCGACGGGCCCGGCATGCGCGAGGTGGGCCTGTGGGGCGACGATGACGAGGGCCTGGCCCACGCCTTCGCGGACGTCCTCGCGCTGGCCACCGGCTGCCGCTTCAACGACTGCGGCCACCAGAACGAGCCGGGGTGCGCGGTGAGGGCGGCGGTGGAGGACGGCACGCTCTCCCAGGAGCGGCGCGCGAGCTTCGAGAAGCTCCAGCGCGAACAGGCCTTCCTGCACCGCCAGACGGACGCCGCCGCGCAGCGGGAGCACAAGCGGATGGAGCGCAACCGCTCCAAGGAGGGCCCGGCGCGGGCGCGCCTGAAGCGCGGCGAATAG
- a CDS encoding MerR family transcriptional regulator produces MQHTELKVGELARRTGLSIRALHHYDEIGLLKPSAHTASGHRLYTAADIARLSHILSLKQLGFSLEEISEMLGRADFSALRVVELRLQRAREQLAEQRQLCDRLDSLARQLRAAEPVSADDFLQTIEAMTMFEKYYTPEQLKELEARRQAMGDDAIQQVEAEWPRLIASMREQMEQGADPASEPVRALATRWRELIRAFTGGNPGIEKSLQTLHQQEPQVAQRQGRDPKLMEYVGRAMACLDAPK; encoded by the coding sequence ATGCAGCACACGGAGCTGAAGGTAGGGGAGCTGGCCCGGCGCACGGGGCTGTCCATCCGCGCGCTGCACCACTACGACGAGATTGGCTTGCTCAAGCCCTCGGCGCACACGGCGTCGGGGCACCGGCTCTACACGGCGGCGGACATCGCCCGCCTGAGTCACATCCTGTCGCTCAAGCAGCTCGGGTTCTCGCTGGAGGAGATCTCCGAGATGCTGGGCCGGGCGGACTTCTCCGCCCTGCGCGTGGTGGAGCTGCGGCTCCAGCGGGCCCGGGAGCAGCTGGCGGAACAGCGTCAGCTCTGCGACCGCCTGGATTCCCTCGCACGACAGCTGCGCGCGGCGGAGCCCGTCTCCGCCGACGACTTCCTACAGACCATCGAGGCCATGACCATGTTCGAGAAGTACTACACCCCGGAGCAGTTGAAGGAGCTGGAGGCCCGTCGCCAGGCGATGGGGGACGACGCCATCCAACAGGTGGAGGCCGAGTGGCCCCGCCTCATCGCGAGCATGCGCGAGCAGATGGAGCAGGGCGCCGACCCCGCGTCCGAGCCGGTGCGCGCGCTGGCCACGCGCTGGCGCGAGCTGATCCGCGCCTTCACGGGCGGCAACCCCGGCATCGAGAAGTCACTCCAGACGCTGCACCAGCAGGAGCCGCAGGTGGCCCAGCGTCAGGGCCGCGACCCGAAGCTCATGGAGTACGTGGGCCGGGCGATGGCCTGTCTGGACGCGCCGAAGTAA